In Carya illinoinensis cultivar Pawnee chromosome 10, C.illinoinensisPawnee_v1, whole genome shotgun sequence, one DNA window encodes the following:
- the LOC122278734 gene encoding L-type lectin-domain containing receptor kinase VII.1-like translates to MNKHNHQQPVLMFLLLPLFLFFRSIFAVDLFFNGFNSSDMLLYGFATVESRVLTLTNRTNFTIGRALYPEKIPAKKPNSSYVYPFSTSFIFSMAPYKNTLPGHGIVFLFVPFTGMTGASSAEHLGLSNFTNNGNSENHIFGVEFDVFQNQEFNDIDANHVGINVNSLNSIQAKGAGYWPDNQRGNNVSEIDDAKSFKELKLNNGENYQIWIDYSDALINVTMAPAGMKRPLRPLLNVSLNLSEVFKDEMYVGFTSATGALMQSHKILAWSFSNSNFSLSEELIRTGLPSFVLPKGPLFRSKGFIAGMTVGGFIVILLCARFTVSCINRQRRKARERAEMEEWELEYWPHRIAYKEIETATKGFAEENVIGTGGNGKVYRGVLVGGAEIAVKCISHENDGMREFLAEMSSLGRLKHRSLVGLIGWCKREQGSFLLIYDYMENGSLDKWVFEYGENKMLSCEDRKRILKDVASAVLYLHEGWESKVLHRDIKASNVLLDKDMNGRLGDFGLARMHGHGQVPTTTRVVGTIGYLAPEVIRSGQASAQTDVFGFGALILEVMCGRRPIEEGKPPLVDWAWHLMVQGQLLNALDERLRAISGFDKQEVDRVLQLGLLCVYPDPSARPTMRQVVKVLEGNNEVDELGSENMDAYLRQRLKSMGGWSEFSMHFGSSSHPTFEDIRLSLPMSLSWSIL, encoded by the coding sequence ATGAACAAACATAATCACCAACAACCTGTCCTGATGTTTCTTCTGCTGCCCCTCTTCCTGTTCTTCCGATCCATTTTCGCTGTTGATTTATTCTTCAATGGCTTCAACTCTTCCGATATGTTACTTTATGGATTCGCCACCGTTGAATCTCGTGTTCTAACACTCACTAACAGAACGAATTTCACAATTGGTCGTGCCCTTTACCCAGAAAAGATTCCCGCAAAAAAGCCGAACTCTTCTTACGTGTATCCTTTCTCGACTTCTTTCATCTTCTCCATGGCTCCTTACAAGAATACTCTTCCTGGGCATGGCATAGTTTTCCTTTTTGTGCCCTTTACTGGCATGACAGGTGCGAGCTCAGCTGAACATCTTGGCCTTTCCAACTTCACCAACAATGGGAATTCCGAGAATCATATTTTTGGAGTCGAATTTGATGTGTTTCAGAACCAAGAATTCAATGACATAGACGCCAATCATGTTGGGATCAACGTGAACTCCCTCAATTCGATCCAAGCAAAAGGTGCCGGGTACTGGCCCGACAACCAAAGAGGCAACAACGTCAGTGAGATTGATGATGCGAAGTCCTTCAAGGAACTGAAGCTGAACAATGGAGAAAATTACCAAATTTGGATTGACTATTCTGATGCTTTGATTAATGTTACCATGGCTCCTGCAGGCATGAAAAGACCTCTGAGGCCTTTGTTGAATGTTTCTCTTAATCTTTCTGAGGTGTTTAAGGACGAAATGTATGTTGGCTTTACTAGTGCTACCGGAGCGTTAATGCAGAGTCACAAGATTTTGGCGTGGAGCTTTAGTAATTCGAACTTTTCATTAAGCGAAGAGTTGATCAGGACAGGTTTGCCATCGTTTGTTCTTCCCAAGGGGCCATTATTTCGTTCTAAAGGGTTTATTGCAGGAATGACGGTGGGAGGTTTCATAGTTATTTTACTTTGTGCCCGGTTTACTGTGTCTTGTATCAACAGGCAGCGAAGGAAAGCTAGGGAGAGAGCGGAAATGGAAGAATGGGAATTGGAGTATTGGCCCCACAGAATTGCATACAAAGAAATCGAGACGGCGACAAAAGGGTTCGCAGAAGAAAATGTGATTGGAACTGGAGGGAATGGGAAGGTCTATAGGGGGGTTTTGGTAGGAGGGGCAGAGATTGCGGTGAAATGCATTTCACATGAAAATGATGGGATGAGAGAATTCTTGGCTGAAATGTCAAGCCTTGGAAGATTGAAGCACAGAAGTTTGGTGGGGTTGATAGGCTGGTGCAAGAGAGAGCAGGGAAGCTTCTTGTTGATCTATGACTACATGGAAAATGGAAGCTTGGACAAGTGGGTATTCGAATACGGTGAGAACAAGATGTTGAGTTGTGAAGATAGGAAAAGGATTTTAAAAGATGTGGCTTCAGCAGTCTTGTACTTGCACGAGGGGTGGGAATCCAAAGTCCTTCATCGAGACATAAAGGCCAGCAATGTGTTGCTTGACAAGGACATGAATGGAAGGTTAGGGGATTTTGGACTAGCTCGGATGCATGGCCATGGTCAAGTGCCTACCACAACAAGAGTGGTCGGGACGATCGGATACTTGGCACCGGAGGTGATAAGGAGTGGGCAGGCATCTGCTCAAACTGATGTGTTCGGATTTGGGGCCTTGATCTTGGAAGTCATGTGTGGAAGGAGGCCTATAGAGGAGGGAAAGCCACCTCTGGTAGATTGGGCATGGCATTTGATGGTACAAGGGCAGCTATTGAATGCCCTCGATGAAAGGTTGAGGGCTATATCTGGGTTTGACAAGCAAGAAGTTGACAGGGTGCTACAATTGGGGTTGTTGTGTGTATATCCTGACCCAAGTGCCCGGCCAACCATGAGACAAGTGGTGAAAGTTTTGGAGGGGAATAATGAGGTGGACGAGCTTGGAAGTGAAAATATGGATGCATATTTGCGACAAAGATTGAAATCCATGGGTGGGTGGTCTGAGTTTTCTATGCATTTTGGCTCTTCATCTCACCCAACATTTGAAGATATTCGACTATCTTTACCAATGTCTCTGTCTTGGTCAATACTATAG